ACTTGTACTTAGCCATATGAACTAGGTTGTCATCCTTTTTAGAAGTATCTGTCCGGATTTTTTCTGCTTTATCAGAGATATTAACAAATTCAATTGTTTCTCCTTCATGCAACGCAACACGTTCAAGAGCTGGTTCAGCGCTATCTGTAGAAGATAAATATCTATAATGGCTGTAAATGGTAATTGGGTTATCTGATACATTACTAATTAAAGCTCTACCATTAGGTGATAATTTTGGAGGGATTGATGTATTCACAAACTCTCTGACAAAATTACCTTCGTCATCATAAATTTTATAATCAAATTTATCAGAGGAAGAAACTCGGATTTCTTTCAGACTTAATGGAAAGTCACTCAAATTATCAAAATAATAACTGTCACCCTTTTGCAATACTTGCTCATAAAAAGGAGGATCAGATTCATCCTCATTGCGGAACTGAAGGGGATGGTAGATGAATGTTACAGGCTCACTTGTTGACGGTGATACTACAATTGTTTCACCAGGACTTATTGAAGTGTTTGTTGTATGTTTTAGATTAAGAAGACCGGGTTCTCCATTACTTTTGTATTTTACATACTTAAAAGGTTTTTTAGATGAAGCATTCGTTTGCAAATGAATTAACTTATTACTTATATTGGTAAGAGTCAACGATTCATCCAAAGCTAACTCTGTTCTGTTCAATGCCGGGGTATCACTATGTCCACCTGTTGTTAAATCAAATGGGGCTAAAAATCTAATAGAATCACCCGAAATTGTGGTTACAACAGCTTTTTCACCCGGTTTTAAAAGAACCCCACCTGCCTGAGATCCAGACCCCTGAGCTACTAAAGCTTTGATTAAATTATCATCAGAGTCATAAAGAGAAAAATCATATTTAGGAGAGGGACTTTTCGTTTCTCCTCTAGCTTTCACATAAAATTTGAAATCTGAAGTATTTGTAAATGTATAGCTTTCGTTTCCTTCTAATTCAACAGTCCTCAAGGCAGGGGTGTTAGGAAATGAGACTTTTACCTCTGTAGGGTATGTAAAGGTTACCGGCTCATCAGTAATAACTGTAGCGATCATTTTACCTTTTATAGATTTTCCACCTTGAGCATTTTCAAAAAACTCAACAGGTGCACCCTTAGTGTCATACTTTATATAGTGATAAAGATTATTTTTAGAGCTTTTTGCATTACTTGATATTGATATAGCTGTATCACTTTCAAATACAATTGTTTCTCCTTTATGTACAGTTACTTCCTCTTTTACTGCTGCGATTGCACGTTTGTTACGCTTCTTAAAATCATCAACATTAGCTTCTGTTTCTTCTAGTTCTTCTATTTTTTCTACTTCTTCTAAAACAGTACTATCTTTATTTGTATCACTTATATTGTTTTCCGGTTCCTTTTCAATAGAATCAGTTATATTTCTGGAGACTTGCTCCTTTAATTCTATATCCTCGCTACTTTCAGATGATTCAGTGGGGAAAACAATAGGTGTGTCATCAGGGGAATTATCTTCTTCAGAACCCTGATGTAAGTCCGTAGACTCTTTTTGTGCTTCAGATTTGCTGATGGTTGAAAGTTCATCTGAAGCAGCAAATGCTTGAAACGGTGTTAAAATGGTTTGACTAACTAAGCTGAGTAAAATTACAAATGTAACTAGTCTAAAATTCACTTTCCAAGTTATATAATCACGAATTTTATAATCAATAATATCCAGTAGTTTTTAATCGATATAAAAATTCTTTGCTAAAACTACCACCCATTTACAGGGGATTTTTAATTTAGGGTATATTGTTGATATTGGAGGATAGAAGAAAACCGTTATTCGTTTGAAAATGTAGTGATCCTTCAATGGCCGTCCTTTACAATGTTGTATAAATTGCCAAAAAGCCCCTTTCTATAAGAGAGAGGCTGGTAACAACTCTTAAAAAATACTAATTGTTAGACTATAACAAAGCATGTTCTACCATTACTTTTGAGGTAAGTAGATGATACTTACCTACTGCCCCCTGTAGGTACCTAAATAATACAATCACCTGGGAGGAGAGTATCTTTCGAGATTTAAGAGCATATTAAACCTCTTATTTATTCCGTTCTATTAAGTCATTATAACTATCTTGTAGCTCTTGTAATTGTTTAGATAGTTTTTCATTAAATTTTTCCTGTTTTTTCTGAAATATTAGAGTTTTGATTACAAAAACTATTATAAAACCATAAAAAATTATAAGAATTAACAGGTCCAAGTATGAATTGCCATAAAAATTTAACAATGATTTCTCCCTCCAAATTTGAGTATTAAAGTGAACCAATTTCATAATTGGCTTGGTAGTTTAATAAACCAGCGAATATTAAAATCAAAAATGAAAAGTCCCAGCAGAAAAAATGTTAGTGCTGCTTTGATTTATAATACAATTAAAAGTATAAATTACTGGAAAAGTCAATTCAAGGAATAAATAAAAATTATTCAATTAAAATATGGTGAATTTTCAATATATTCATAAATAAGTTTACATATGCTTCACACTTCGTTATACTACAGGTGCAACAAAACAAATTTGGAAAGGATTGGTTCAATTTATGAAAAGAAATAGCCTACTTTGTTTAGCAACAGGATTATTCTTAGCATCTATTATCACACCTGTATATGCAGAGGACACAAATGAGCCAGTTATAAAACAAAGAAACGAAAGCGGTTATACAATTACCTCTGCAGGGGGTAACGGAGATAAGAGTCTTGATCCAGAATATTCCCAAAATACTAGAAAGAAAAGATCTTTACAAAGCTATACAATGAAAAGAGGTCAGTATAGAGACTTTAATGATGAGACTCTAAAAAGGTATGGAAATGCAGAATTAAAAACTGAATCCGGTATTGATCTTGATTATACTGATACTAGTGCAAGCGTAGATTATTTAGTTCTAAATGGTTATACAAAAGCATTCTGGTATGGAGACAAGCCACAATCCAATGCAGATAGAATCACTGTATTACCTAGTCAATCTATTACAGCCTCTGGTACTGTATTTGGCGTAAGTATTCCACCATCAGTAAGTTGGAACGCTGGCAAAGAATCAGGTACATTTACATGGCCATCTGAATACGACACAGATGCTTATAGATTAACTTATAACTGGGATAAGATAACGTGTAAAGCAGTAGGAACAGCTAGATTTACTGGAGTAACCGTTAACGATATTTCAAATTTCAAATTTGGCAGTACGATTACTAGCGTTACAAATACAATTGATGTAACAATTAATAAATAATATGAAAATAGGCGAGAGTTTGTTCTCGCTTATTTTTCATTAAAAAGATCAAGGAGTGAACTATTTGAAAAGATTAGTAAGTTTATTACTCAGTATATTTTTTTGTTTAATATTTTCTGCTTGTTCTAATGAAGAGAAAGTTTCCGGTTTAATCTGGAAAGAGAATTCCGTACAAAAATTATTAGACTCAAAAAATTTAGATGGTGGATTTACCTATTTCAAAACCGAAAGACCAATCTCAATTTACGAAACCCGGTATGCGATTGAACTTTTTAAAGAAGCTAATCAAAAATTACCGAGGGAAAAAGAGTTAAAGAGTTATATGAGAGGATTGCAGTTGGAAAATATCAAGATTTTAAGTGAAAATGATTTACTAAATCTTAAATACATAATTGATATTTCGGATATGCTGCAACTAGATTTTGACCAAAAGTTTAAGGAAAGCGTCATAGAAAATTTGTTAACTCTCAAAATTGGAAATGGTATGTATGCTTTTTCGCCTAACGATAGTTTGTTGGATATAATATCAACAACTGAATTAGTTGTTGAATGTTTAAATAAAATTCAATATTCATTCGATACTGTTCCACTTTCAAAAAGTATAATAGATATCTTAGAAAAAGAGAAGATAGAAAAAATTAACACCAAATTCAAACCGACTTTATACAATAGTGCTTTAAATATACTTCATAATATTAATTACAAAGATATCGAAGAATTACATTCGATAAAAAAAATAAAAAACACTCTAACATCTCAGAAAATGATTGTACCTATTTCTAGAGTAGAATTATATAATGTCATCGCAATATCGAAAATGAACAATTTATTAAAAATAGAAAATCATATCCAACCAGAATTTAAACAATATCTAGAAAGTATTCGACTTAAAGATGGAGGTTTCAATTTTCTTACGGATGATTTGTCTGATTTACAAGCAACTCTTGAGATTAATAGAATCTACAAAGATGTAAAATTTTTAGAGGAAATTTTACAATACACAAAAAAATTTCAAAAAGATTCAGGAGGCTTTTCAGTACGTAGTATCGTAAAAAATTCTAATACACTACCTACAATTTTGGGATATAAAATACTAAATAATTTAGGTTACGATGACTTAGAGAGTTTTAAAAAATATTTAAACGATCATAAAAAGGATTTAAATTGGAAGAATGTTTACCAAATTGTAGATATCAGCAAGGAAATGAATTATAAGCCAATTATTCCTGAGTATAACGAATGGAATATTGATTTACTTTATAAACTAGTTCTTACAGAGGCAACAGAAAGTGAGAAAGAGTTAATAAACAAAGAACTGAAAGAAAGTTCTAAAGAATTTTGGACTAAAAAAGATGTTGAAGAGACGTTTTTAATTACAAAAGCGAAAAATAATTCCTTATTAAACATTGAATATAAAGTAGAAGATATTAAGTACTGGGCTTTATCATCACAAAACAATGATGGTGGATTTTCTACAAAAGGTAATGATTCAGACCTTATAGAAACATATTTCTACTTGCAAATTCTTAAGGAATTAGATATTGAACCTAACAACAAAGAATCTATTGCTAAATATATATTTAGTCTTCGAGTACCTAGTGGGGGATACACTTTTCAAAAAGGGGGAAATGCTTCTTTACAAGCAACTTATTATTCAATAGAGAGTTTGAAACTTCTCAATATAACAGAGTAAAAATGTTAATTAACGATTTCTTCAATGTAGACCATTTACTAGATTATTCTCATTTATATTTCTCTAGATTAATGGAAAATCAAAGCAGCATAAAGAAGATTTCTTTCTATGTATAAAAGGAATTTCAGTCTAGAAATTTCATAGAACTTATTGTCTTTGTTGTTTTAATAACTTATACTATTTACAAACATATAATTACCAACAGTAATGCTCAATTGGAAAAACCAAGAGCACACAAGATTATTCTTGTGTGCTCTTTTTTGTTTTTCAAGATGTAAGGTCATAAAACTATAAATGTTGAGGTGGATATTTTTTATGAGTGAGCAAAATATTTTTTGGACGAATGATCCGTTAGAATTTGTAAAACAAGCAAAAAAGAGCAAAGAGGTATTACAAGCTGTCGTTTGGAAAATTGAAACAAAAGATATCCCATTAAGACAAGAAGGAGAAACGAAAATTGAACGAAGAGAAATTGTTCACTTAGACCTTGGCGGTGTTAAGGCGACTTGCTCAGATGAAGAGTTTTCTGAACATGATTTTATTTCATTGAAGGGATTCGTTGGGCATACCGTTAACGTTATTGTTTTAGATGTAATTCAAGGTGATTCTCCAGATG
The nucleotide sequence above comes from Brevibacillus laterosporus LMG 15441. Encoded proteins:
- a CDS encoding prenyltransferase/squalene oxidase repeat-containing protein, translating into MKRLVSLLLSIFFCLIFSACSNEEKVSGLIWKENSVQKLLDSKNLDGGFTYFKTERPISIYETRYAIELFKEANQKLPREKELKSYMRGLQLENIKILSENDLLNLKYIIDISDMLQLDFDQKFKESVIENLLTLKIGNGMYAFSPNDSLLDIISTTELVVECLNKIQYSFDTVPLSKSIIDILEKEKIEKINTKFKPTLYNSALNILHNINYKDIEELHSIKKIKNTLTSQKMIVPISRVELYNVIAISKMNNLLKIENHIQPEFKQYLESIRLKDGGFNFLTDDLSDLQATLEINRIYKDVKFLEEILQYTKKFQKDSGGFSVRSIVKNSNTLPTILGYKILNNLGYDDLESFKKYLNDHKKDLNWKNVYQIVDISKEMNYKPIIPEYNEWNIDLLYKLVLTEATESEKELINKELKESSKEFWTKKDVEETFLITKAKNNSLLNIEYKVEDIKYWALSSQNNDGGFSTKGNDSDLIETYFYLQILKELDIEPNNKESIAKYIFSLRVPSGGYTFQKGGNASLQATYYSIESLKLLNITE